Below is a genomic region from Triplophysa rosa unplaced genomic scaffold, Trosa_1v2 scaffold28_ERROPOS1528291, whole genome shotgun sequence.
TAAAGAACAAACCAAAAAGTGTTTCTCGATTTTTGcatttagattatttttttattcttttgattTGTCATGTGTATTGCAGGCTGTTTGTCCTATATGTCAAGACAAAATGCCCCTTGACATCTTGGAGGTTCATGCCAGTGAATGTGGGGAAAGGTGTGCAAGCtggataatatttgttttgtgagAAACAGGAAACTGTGCTTAATAGTGTCCTTTGTCTTCACACTGTAAATCGTATTTTAAGCGTGTAATGTTTTCCCTTTTTTGCAGAACAATTGATAATACAATGAATGATACAACCGAATTGACATTCATGGacaatgaaattaaaaacagcACTCAAGTGACATATTTGAATGATGGTAACTAAGTTGTCTCAttgagtatgtttttaaaactactgTAGCAAACAAGTAGAGATGGAAAAACTAGCCACACATCTGTTGGTCTGAAAGAAAGCTCCTTTGATTTTGCATGATTaaggaaaacatttaaatttatttaccAGACTGGAAGACCCATCCAGATCCAGTAATGGCTGCATCGTTGTACACACAAGAAATTCTCAATCTCCACGAGACAGGGAAACCTCTTTTAATGTCCATGGATTTAAGGTTGTGTGCTCAAGATCAGGAGAGGGAACTTATTAACTTCTACAAGCAACGAAATGTAGAGTGGGCATGTCCTGTTAAATGTAATCTTCAAGGTACagcttagaaaaataaaaatgtatacacaagagCATGTATACTGTAGCTCATATGGTGTAGTTATGATGTCAgaattatattactgtatatgttcATTGTTTTCAGGGGACTCTGCAGTTGGTGATGGAGTCACCAGACACTTTTTTTCAACAGTTCTTCAAAAACTGAAGTATGGTTTCAATTTAAATTTGGGTAAGCAGTTTAATAATCTATGCTGGACTACAAAATATACTTTACTTTGACATAgaattcagttttgttaaacTATTTCATGATAAAATGATGTTGctcattttatgttttacattAACAGGAAACACAGGTGTAACATATGCCTCTTTGAAGGAGAGCCAGACCATTTGgtgccttcttcatcacagcTTCTAATAGAAAGCGATCTTTTCTTGGTAGCAGGAAGAATGCTAGGCCACTCCTTTTTGCATGGTGGCCCGTGTCTTACAGGCCTCAGAAGAGCTTTTGTTCATGTTCTGTTTCACGGATCATCTGATACAGCCACTTTGCAATTGGAGGACTGTCCTGATATTGATGTACGAGAGACCATCAGCTttgtatgtatattattataaacttggtcttgttttggataatttttttgttgtatttggaCTTTGTTTGGTatgtattactattattattgtttagCTCAATGGACAAGTTCCATTGACCGAGGACCAATACAGTAAAGTCTTAGAACTTTGTTTGGCTTGGGATCTTCCTGGTCCAACAGAAGAAAACAGAAGGTGGCTTTACGAGCGTCTGCTGTCACATGCGGTAAATACAATTTTTAGTTAGTGTTTGTGAATGCCTTTTTTTCTTGATCAATCAAATGTTTAACAGATTTTACTTTTATACATTTAGAATATGTTTTTTCAATGCAACTTACAAATGAAAGAGCCTTAATTTTGTGATTGAGCTAATTATAAGTTTAAATTGACATACATCTTTGTTCATATATTTGTGTCCTGCTTGTAATGGCACTGCTACACAGCAATTAGTAGTTGTTTATTTAGTTGGTTACTGTTAACATTGgattttctgtttcttttacTTTGTAGGTTCTTGGGAGAAGAACACGCCAAATGAAACAAATCAAGCAGGGACTTAAAGACACTTTTGTTTGGCCCCTTCTTACTGACAGGAAGGATGTAGTGTTATTCCCCAAGGAATCTGAGGACCTATGCACCCCTGAGGTAAAACTGGTGAAGAggacttaaaataatattatcttTGTCTTTTATTAGCTATATGATGTTTATCATTCTAAATTCTCTTGGCAAACACACATATCTGATCACAGACTTAGTTTCTGTTACTGGTTTAGATGCTACTTTCATGTATTGCCTGGCCTAACAAAAgcaataatgatgatgatgatgatgatgacgagtACCCAGCTGCTACTAAGGAAAGGATTGCAGGATTTTTAAAGCAGTTCATCGAGTCAGGTACAGGTTTCAGAGCTTTAAGACCACAgcagtttcagttttttaagaGTTTAATTCTATGTGACATACAGTAAGTGAATGTTTGGAGTGGTCAAAAACATAACACagattaatattatatatatttacacacaaggtgcttttttttattcatctcATGTGAATGTATGTTTCTTTTCATGtttgtattatataatttaCTCGAATCGAAAATGCACCCTGTATGCACAGAAGGTTGtagatttacattaaaaataaaacttaacaaaagTGATTATTATTTACTACCCTTATGCATTTTCAATGCACACCAATAATGATATTAATTgatgttcaatgagaaattgTACGTTTTTGAACCGAAAATAACTCTTTAAGTGGTTTAAATTTACAAATATGATATGAAACGGACCAAAAAGCTTTTAAAGTTTTATGGACCTTCATGCTGCCTTTGTCCCTTTtggaaaaaaatcttttttttaaataattgttagtTTACTGTTTATTTTGCTATTTCAGGATCCAGCAAGGATCTTAAAAACCTTTTGCGGTTTTGGGTCGGATGGGAGCGGACTGAAAAAAACATGGCTGtggaaattgtaaaaagtgatCTCCCAAGATCCTCCACCTGCTTTTGCATTCTTCGGCTACCAGGCCACTACACCGAGTTCCACTCCTTTTCAAAAGACTTGATCATGTGCATTGGTGTTTGCAAGTATGGTTTTGGGCTTGTGTAATTTTTAgatgcacagtttaacataacgcTCCACTGAAAGACTGTTATCTATGTTGTTACTGCATTTATCTTCTCAGGTTGTTGTTGAAGTACTTTGTTCTACTAAGTACTTATTATGTTTAATAACAGTGAAAATCCAGTTTACTAaggatttaaatgttaaaattcttgcAAATTAGGAGTGTAGCAGTTTAGTAAATACTTGTATGTTTACTAACATACagcaaaaaatacaaacagtttTCCATGTACtttaatattgaaatatataGAAATTAAGCACTGAAATGAAACAGTAGGTTACAAAATACGTGTATGTTTTCTAACATGTACAAAACCCATACAGTTATTAAGTACTTGAATATTGAAATTTATCCAATTAAACGTTGAAGTCAAGCAATACTGTTTACTTCttgaataaaaaacatggtGTGTGCTGTGTACAGAAACAAAGTAACAGGAACAGGCAGCTTCCTTATTCATATTATGAGGTATTGATTTTTCAATAATAATATTAGAAGTTTGCATAAAAAAGTGATCAGAATTGTTCCAAAACTGCCTGGCAAAACTCAAGTGCTGCTAAATATTTGTCCCAGCCAAAAGTCTCTGAATGTCCTTTGGGGTCTACAATTTCTCTGAGTGCTTGCATTTGTTCATTGGTCAGGGGACATTCAGTTGTTGGCACAACAATACTAGAGTGTGCATCAACACTCAGTCCACTGTCCTCCCAGTCAATGTGAGGTATGCTCAATCCCTACAGAGAGATAAATAGTGCAGCATGTACCCTCATGAGATTAATAatattacttatttttttattattaaatttcatttaaatctAAATGCTGACATGTCTAAAATAATGAAACACATATACCTCTATATCAGGTTCAGGTACAGGATGCTGGATACTTCCCAACACCCACAACTGGTTAGGGGTCATACTGCCCTCTGTTCGTATTGGGTGATTGTCCCAGGTGGTGCGGAAAAGGTTGAGATCATCTTGCAGTCGTGGGAGAAATACATAGTGGGAGCAGAACAGATGAGTAGGGTCAGAAACATCAAGGTGTCCAGCTTCTTCCAAAGCATGGAGAACATCATAGTACACATTGGTCACCGATGCCCAGACATCTCTCCACAACCTCTCTATACTGAAAAGTAATTTGTCAAATCAATTCAGGCAGTTAAGTGTACAAAGAGATGTTAAGTCCATGGAGTCAggaaaaataagtaaaattaaTTTTAGACAAAAGAGTAaaaattaaactatttaaaacaaGTTATTAAAAGAATCTTACCGTTGATTGTGGAcgctttttccagaaataaagCTGCCCCTGTCTGTCCCACGAATCATGAACATCAGGCGAGCAATGTCCACATTTTCGATGCCCTGGTCACTACGTACTCTTAAGTGTGTAAGAACACAATTTGAAGgttgtgtttatataaaaaacagcTTTAACATGTtgcttacattacattacatggGTGCTTAGACACTGAATAAAAACGAAAACactgcttttgtgttttactcAGCTTGTCTGCAATAAAAGACTTCATGGTGTTGATGTAAACAAACTAGCCATACCATATGAACTTATACCAACAAATTTGCCTTGGAATTTTAAACCAAGACTTGTCATCCAGTTGTAACCAATTATAACAAATGTACCTAAGAGGGAAGCCAAATGTCTCCACTGCTTCTTGAAAAAAGTCCAAGGCAGTAGCAGCAAGGTTGTTAGGTGCAGCTCCAAGGTACATTATCTATTGAGGTTAAGCAAGAAACAGTATGCTGGATTGTGACGTAATACATTACAAATCTAAATTTGGTTAAGAGAGAATTACCTTGCGTGAAAAGCCATCCACACCTCCAAAGACGACAATATTGTAGCTAAAACGAAGTATTCAcacaaaatgtttcaaataGCACATATATCTTAATGACTATAACATGAAATAGCATGAGTAAACAACCCTGACAAGCTTACCGGATCAATTTATGGTTGGTGTCAATGTGCATTATTGACCTAGGACTGGACACCGAGTAGGTCCTTCGTACAACGCAGCCCAGTTGTGTCATTCGAGACATGACTCCCATTGTATCAATGCGATGCATTGCGGCTCTGACCCGTTCGAACTGCACTTGGTGTCCTCGAGATTTTAACGCTGCTCTCATCATTCTGTATCCACAATGGGGCATGTGTAGTTTTACATCTGTAACACAAGCATCTAACTCTGCATCTGTGAGCCTGCTATATCGTGCCTGAATTGACAGGTTATACTCAGCCATTCTTCTGAATATGGTGCGTGTGCTTACTCCAAGCAAGCGAGCAATGGTTGGAATGGAACAGTTCATGTCTATAAGATGTGAAATGTAATTTGGCGATATTATGAAACGTGGCCTTCCCATTGACCCTGGCTCCTCCTGCAGAACAGTCACAGTGTGCGTCTCCCTGTCTGACAGGTTTTGTTGAATTACTCTGAGCAGTTCTGTGACGGCTTCTAAAACATCTCGTGGGACAGTAACTACATTTGAAACcgcacttaaaaaaacaaattcttGCGAGCAAATGAACTCCAGGTAGTCCATGTCAAGAGGCACGCGTCCAACAGCATGCTCCAGGCGTGAGTGTAGTCTTTCAAATATAAAATCCAAAAGCAAGCgctgaaattaaaatataatatgttCAATTAAATATCTCAGTCTTACTaattaaacaaatgaaacataCAGGCCCAGATAACATAATGTTTACTTACCTCCTGGCTCATTTTGGCAAATCGCGTTACTGTGATAACCTCTGTCCAACTTTTGGTCTAATGATCAAAAGTCGCTTGCACCTGTCAGTGCTCTAGTGacagcaccacctgctggtgaggGGGACAAGCAGCAGGCGTCGATTATGCATCAATGCTCGATTGCTCTTCCTGTGATACCCGGATGTGTAATGTCGAATTTGaagccgaatttgaaccactgaatttgtggaagcgaattttaaaccgaaataatatggactgaaaatgatctgtcgaaaattaaaggttgtattctaaaacaagttgaattttttaagtgaaatttaaaaggcgaattttgattattgaactttttaacggtgaaattgtgcgtgaaatgtttcaatttgaaatattcacagcttaaatatacaaccatattgaattgcagactctaaaaatgcaagcactggtaatgcaacagatttatttttgattagtggtaattcaacatgcttttttgcttcaaagactaatggcattgaaatacttccatatTTCCAGCGCTgttttacgttctcgcagccgtgccggcttctccacagcctccagttcctaCTGCACCGACTGAAGCTCGAGTGTTTCCTCGCCACAAGTAATGTAAAAGGCCTGAGGGCTAATAGCGAATGATCGTATAAAATTATTGATATGGGATACACTTAAGGATAAGGTTTACCCtcggtaaaaaaaaacaattcaaaacataaatcttaaaatataacaagaataaaagaTATATTACGATTAAGTTTGAAGGAGCTCCCAAATGATCAACCTTATGCACCTATGCAGTCGAGAGTACATGGCTCGGTGTGTATCATATGGAAGGCCGAGAGggccaaaacgtgtgaaactaaCGCGTTAACACGTACTACGCGTTAACGTATGGAAGGCCAGAAAggccaaaacgtgtgaaactaacgtgttaacacgtaattacgtgttaacacgtcgTTTTGTGCATGCACATTGGACCACAGAACTTTACCGCCACCTGCTGGTGTGGCGGTATTACTCAAACAAACAGACCCAGCAGACTGGTTTTTGACTATGTATTTTGAGAGCATAAGTAGTCTACAACTGTATAGAGTGATTACAGAATAACTAAAAATCAAGTCTTGTTTAAATGCCTAATATTGTTTAGACGGACCCATTCAACTATTAAACGCTGAAAGGCATATACATTTTCAGAATcacaatatacaatacacattttttaagtttaaatgcATCTTTCgccaaacaatattttcatataCACAAGCTTATTTCTATAGCCAAGTTTGTTTAGAGCCATGTAAAAGAGAAATGAACATCAATATTTATACAGTCAATCCCTATGCATCAATATTTGTTAGTGAGCCCCTTTCATAACACTTATAAAGCAAGTAGTCCATTCCTCTGGCGTCTAATCAGCCTAATATGCTGCTTCCAACCGATGACACATGCTGGCCTATTGCACATATCAGTCTTTGAActgttttgtaattgtttttaacaaaaatgtattgtagTGAAATATGTAACAATGACATGGAAAACATAATTCACAGTTAGACAGGTACCCTGTTAGAGTACGACATATGATGTGTAATATAGACAGACCCTCCTGAAGGTGTTTCTATTTGTAACTGTTTAAAGTTGTGCCTCTGTAAACAAAACtgttgtttaatgtttgattattaatgaaaccaaaatgtattgtaatacgttgaaaacagacattaacagataaaatatgaataaatgggCCACATTACAGCCTCTAAAATAAAGTGATAGGACCATCATAAAGACAGCTTTGCTActagaaattattattataagcttgTAACCTTACATGTGTGACTTATCTGTTTTGTTAGATTACATGACCCTTGTTTGGTTGCTCAAACTGACAAGTTATTGCATTAGAAGAAATAAGCTTCTGGAATGTATTTCTTTGAGTATGAAAAGTACAGAGCGTACACATTCAAGTCAGCTCAGTTTTATTGTCATTCTGTTATATGTGGGGACATACAAAGTAATGATATGTCTCACAGGACCACGGTGTTACACATTTAACACATAACTTAAACCAGGGctctccaaccctgctcctggagagctaCCGTCCTGAAGATATTAgttccaaccccaatcaaacacacctgttcCATCCTATCAAAGTGTTCAGGGTTGCTGGATAaatacagacaggtgtgctgaagagGGGTTGGAGCTGAAGTCTGCAGGATGGTAGCTCTCCAGGAGCAGCGTTGGAGATTACAAATAACATTACACATAACtaaacatatattatataaacacatttaaactgaCTAACTAAGTCTAACCAATGAGCTAAGAATTAAGCTAACAATTCCTACCTGCAAATTATTCAATtttcaattgtatttatatagcgcttttcacaattatcattgttgcaaagcagctgtacatacatcataattttaaaaaagtatatgaTATTAAGACACATGGTATTATTTCTCAACGCAATGTACACtgatgaaactgaaataaatgttatcttcaatcaattatttgtcaattatttaattgaagtatatttaatctaggtatattattattttaaatattgttaaattacaatataccagaacagtttgcaataataccaaaacgtatgaaaagaatatatttgttaaagttAAAGTATGGTAATTGTTAGTTGTCATCAGGTGGATTGCCCATCATCACGAGCATCTGGCTGAACTGGGAAGANNNNNNNNNNNNNNNNNNNNNNNNNNNNNNNNNNNNNNNNNNNNNNNNNNNNNNNNNNNNNNNNNNNNNNNNNNNNNNNNNNNNNNNNNNNNNNNNNNNNNNNNNNNNNNNNNNNNNNNNNNNNNNNNNNNNNNNNNNNNNNNNNNNNNNNNNNNNNNNNNNNNNNNNNNNNNNNNNNNNNNNNNNNNNNNNNNNNNNNNNNNNNNNNNNNNNNNNNNNNNNNNNNNNNNNNNNNNNNNNNNNNNNNNNNNNNNNNNNNNNNNNNNNNNNNNNNNNNNNNNNNNNNNNNNNNNNNNNNNNNNNNNNNNNNNNNNNNNNNNNNNNNNNNNNNNNNNNNNNNNNNNNNNNNNNNNNNNNNNNNNNNNNNNNNNNNNNNNNNNNNNNNNNNNNNNNNNNNNNNNNNNNNNNNNNNNNNNNNNNNNNNNNNNNNNNNNNNNNNNNNNNNNNNNNNNNNNNNNNNNNNNNNNNNNNNNNNNNNNNNNNNNNNNNNNNNNNNNNNNNNNNNNNNNNNNNNNNNNNNNNNNNNNNNNNNNNNNNNNNNNNNNNNNNNNNNNNNNNNNNNNNNNNNNNNNNNNNNNNNNNNNNNNNNNNNNNNNNNNNNNNNNNNNNNNNNNNNNNNNNNNNNNNNNNNNNNNNNNNNNNNNNNNNNNNNNNNNNNNNNNNNNNNNNNNNNNNNNNNNNNNNNNNNNNNNNNNNNNNNNNNNNNNNNNNNNNNNNNNNNNNNNNNNNNNNNNNNNNNNNNNNNNNNNNNNNNNNNNNNNNNNNNNNNNNNNNNNNNNNNNNNNNNNNNNNNNNNNNNNNNNNNNNNNNNNNNNNNNNNNNNNNNNNNNNNNNNNNNNNNNNNNNNNNNNNNNNNNNNNNNNNNNNNNNNNNNNNNNNNNNNNNNNNNNNNNNNNNNNNNNNNNNNNNNNNNNNNNNNNNNNNNNNNNNNNNNNNNNNNNNNNNNNNNNNNNNNNNNNNNNNNNNNNNNNNNNNNNNNNNNNNNNNNNNNNNNNNNNNNNNNNNNNNNNNNNNNNNNNNNNNNNNNNNNNNNNNNNNNNNNNNNNNNNNNNNNNNNNNNNNNNNNNNNNNNNNNNNNNNNNNNNNNNNNNNNNNNNNNNNNNNNNNNNNNNNNNNNNNNNNNNNNNNNNNNNNNNNNNNNNNNNNNNNNNNNNNNNNNNNNNNNNNNNNNNNNNNNNNNNNNNNNNNNNNNNNNNNNNNNNNNNNNNNNNNNNNNNNNNNNNNNNNNNNNNNNNNNNNNNNNNNNNNNNNNNNNNNNNNNNNNNNNNNNNNNNNNNNNNNNNNNNNNNNNNNNNNNNNNNNNNNNNNNNNNNNNNNNNNNNNNNNNNNNNNNNNNNNNNNNNNNNNNNNNNNNNNNNNNNNNNNNNNNNNNNNNNNNNNNNNNNNNNNNNNNNNNNNNNNNNNNNNNNNNNNNNNNNNNNNNNNNNNNNNNNNNNNNNNNNNNNNNNNNNNNNNNNNNNNNNNNNNNNNNNNNNNNNNNNNNNNNNNNNNNNNNNNNNNNNNNNNNNNNNNNNNNNNNNNNNNNNTTCTTCAGGCTTTTGGCCTGCACAAGTTTTTTAAGTGCAAAACATTACACCAATGGAGCAGCAGCTAATCACATGACAACAattttgagctacaggaaaaatatggattttgtttgaatttaagattttcataaaaaataaatacgttgCCCTCGTCTCACGATCCCAATGCTCCAAGTCATAATTACACATCTAAAATGATCTTCATTTGTTTGAGTTTTCTGAGAGGTGCACCTTTCCTAATACAAACTGGATGCGTCCATCggaactagggatgcaccgaaacgaaaattcttggccgaagccgaacatgatttttttgcatttcttctattcattaagccatttttttcactattgcacaaactgaatagtcaaaatgtgctttttataatacaatacaacttaatataaaattgagcaaaacaaagtaaataaaaaaaaattgagccctctcccttcatgaacaGCCTATAttatttaggcctataactgactgctaaaagaatgtaatgcaagttactctgtacccctacaacaaaacagttcattaaaaagtgtcattccacattaggcctataaactaaaaatacgaataaacgaaaactgttggattattataggctacattgcagtATGActttaagagaaaaaaaacatccaatgcaagcaattctggtgctgactgacaaccatatcagttcacgtctctcctccaaactccgccaacaaaagctgactgttctctcagaaggtgcactcgtggctgggatgcacagaacatactttgacaagttgtttagtacagggaactgtgtgtacgtgaccactgtatgatgtcaaagggtGTTGCGAGCGGCGGGTCTACTgtacagcccgcttccgtctgaagtaaagttaccgaccggtaacgacgctttcattcggaaatttacttccgtgcggcaagtcccgtgctgtgtctttctctgacactttacaatgctccacacacactgccaaaatgtttacGGCATTTCtctatctctttctctctttctctctgcacTGGTTGGTGCTTGATCGTTTCTCAAGTCAAAATGTATTCGTTCATTTCACATATttggtggccgaacattcggtgcatccctaatcggAACCAAAGCGTTTGcgttttggttttggttttaaaacatgcaggattgagaaaataaagtgcgggaCTAATGTTAAGAGAGTTATTAAGGGAGATAAAGTGCAGGACCTGATTGACGCGAGTTAGAAGAGCTTTCATAAAAAAGAAAGGTCAAAAAGCAGATACAAGCAATACAAAAATAATCCCCGCGGCTCCTGACGACATATTAACGtattatgaataatataaaataattattaaatgtcATCTGTAATATACAGCTTCTACGACTGAAACTTCGGACGAATATCAAATGCACCCAAGTGCCTTACTCACTTAGAAGGGCAGAGCTCTAGAAGTGGAAATTCGAAAGGGAGACTAGCAACTGTATCTCATAACATAGCCCTTTCCATCACACGCGTGACCTGATTAATAAATATCAACACCGTTTTCTCTTTGAAAGACACTTTGCAGTCGTTCCTTTCAGCACGGGCGCAAACATGACGTTTAGAACACGATTCTGGTTGGCCGAAGGACCAAAAAAGACGATGCAGTTATCTGTTATCTTGATTCTAGTTGGCCAAACGAATCTAGGTGTTGGACCAAAGACATTTCAGACACTCGAGAGCAGATGCCTaagaccccccccccccacagaGAAAAAACTCTTCGGATTTACACGATTCACATAAATTACCTATTTTTGACTCAAAACGGCGAGTTTCACCGAAAAGCGACTAGTTTGCAGGTATGAGGATGCTCTTCTGAGACAAGGTGGGCGACAGGCCCGGCATGTGATGGAACGGGCCAGGAACCGTCCCGGTGCGACTCGACAGCGGTGTTGACTGGAGTCGTGCCCGATGTCCTGGGTCTGCCTGGGCTGTCCCTGTCAGGGCCGTTTCTTCTTAGCAGGCGGCCAACAGGGAGTCTCGATGCTCTCCTCTGCAATGATCTCCTACCATGGGGGGCTGCCTGAAGAGGGGGCGCCGGAGCCGCGACGGGAGCGgaggggctgctgggaagcagacaccATCCAGGACCTCAATGACCTGCAGGTGGCCTGGTCACGGCAGGGCAAGATGCGCCTCTGTCTGCTTTTTTACAGAGAACTGAGAGAAATCCtcgacggtgtcaccaaacagtgCACCTTGCGCGATTTGCGCATCGAGAAAACGTACCTTCTTGGCGTCTCTCATCTCCACAAGGTTGAGCCATAGGTGTCTCTCTTGGAGTGGACATCGTCTGACCCAGCGCCCACGtagtcaccttagtcgcccggaGTGAAGTCAGTGGCGGTGCGCAGCTGGATCGTGTCTTCCCTCGTCCAGCTTCTTCAATGCCTTGGCTTCATAGCCATGGCATGAAGAGTGGAGGCAGCTTGACCCACGGCAATGTAAGCCTTTGATAAGAGTGTCAAAGAACTCACACAGtttggaagggagccttggtcggtCCCTCTAGGTGGCGCCTGTCTGCTCCGCGACTGCACGCTCGACCTGGGGTACATCGACATATCCCTTACCTGCCCTGGTGTCGAGGGAAGACAGGGCGACGGAGCTCATCCGACGTCAATGTGCAGAGGGGGGCATGCCCTGCAACCCGACGCTCGTGGCAGCCCTGGCAAGGCGTGCCCTGCAACCTGACATCTCCACGTCAGTCAATCCCCTGGGCTCGACCGGTCGAAGCCAGGAGCTCCAGGAAATCTTTCACGTCTGATGCCAGGAAGTCGCCACCCGATGCCGCGACAGGAACCTCATCCTCGTCCATCGAAGACAGGTTTGGTGAGCGTATAGGGGGATGGACGGTCTTCGGCTTTGGCGGCGGATTAGTGTCCATGGGAGACCCCACATCACTCTACAGTCTTGCGAAAATCCAAGCAACATGTCTGAGAAAGAGTACTCATCCAGTGATATCTCCTCGACTGACCACGATATTCCAGCAAACACCGGATTTCCC
It encodes:
- the LOC130550325 gene encoding uncharacterized protein LOC130550325, coding for MVQLYTITVLLLQISGGWGSRKLTIVAPADCGYTGRLVKATKIGENSVFYIAPLQDELDTSPLPPSSETFRNMPKAVCKKCNRSYPVQVLTSHVKSCPDVVTLDDDEEAQDEAQDEEREYSDNNEVMKNEQAVCPICQDKMPLDILEVHASECGERTIDNTMNDTTELTFMDNEIKNSTQVTYLNDGLRRAFVHVLFHGSSDTATLQLEDCPDIDVRETISFLNGQVPLTEDQYSKVLELCLAWDLPGPTEENRRWLYERLLSHAVLGRRTRQMKQIKQGLKDTFVWPLLTDRKDVVLFPKESEDLCTPEMLLSCIAWPNKSNNDDDDDDDEYPAATKERIAGFLKQFIESGSSKDLKNLLRFWVGWERTEKNMAVEIVKSDLPRSSTCFCILRLPGHYTEFHSFSKDLIMCIGVCKYGFGLV
- the LOC130550328 gene encoding uncharacterized protein LOC130550328, whose protein sequence is MSQERLLLDFIFERLHSRLEHAVGRVPLDMDYLEFICSQEFVFLSAVSNVVTVPRDVLEAVTELLRVIQQNLSDRETHTVTVLQEEPGSMGRPRFIISPNYISHLIDMNCSIPTIARLLGVSTRTIFRRMAEYNLSIQARYSRLTDAELDACVTDVKLHMPHCGYRMMRAALKSRGHQVQFERVRAAMHRIDTMGVMSRMTQLGCVVRRTYSVSSPRSIMHIDTNHKLIRYNIVVFGGVDGFSRKIMYLGAAPNNLAATALDFFQEAVETFGFPLRVRSDQGIENVDIARLMFMIRGTDRGSFISGKSVHNQRIERLWRDVWASVTNVYYDVLHALEEAGHLDVSDPTHLFCSHYVFLPRLQDDLNLFRTTWDNHPIRTEGSMTPNQLWVLGSIQHPVPEPDIEGLSIPHIDWEDSGLSVDAHSSIVVPTTECPLTNEQMQALREIVDPKGHSETFGWDKYLAALEFCQAVLEQF